DNA from Lentibacillus amyloliquefaciens:
CCTTTTTGCTGCACACCGACCCATAATAATTCTGGTATATCGCTAATTAAATTTTGCTGGATTTCACTTGGCGAATCAATTGATAATGACCATGCCCCCTGATGTATGCCGTATTCTGTCAGTTGATCTGAGATTTTCTCTTCAATTTCTTTTGGCACGCCTGTTACCTTTACTTCCCATATAATGTTTGACAGGAAAAAAACAAGCAGCACACTTAGTACAAGACCAATCAGAAATTCTTTTTTTCGGGTGAATTTCTTCATCAGAAACGGATAACCATGTTTATTCGTAAAAGAAAGCTTGTAATGTGTCCCTCGTTTGAGACGTCTTAAGCTGGCAACATCCTGCAATTTAATATTACCTGAACAGATCATTTCAGATTTTTTTTCGATATTCCAGATAATGATATTCTGTTCAATGCACTTCTGGAAAAATAGCTCCGGTTTCACCCCTTTAACCTGAACGGTAACATATCCCGTAATCGACGTTCCTTGTGTATGTTTCATTTTTTCCCCCCTTAACATGACATTTAATCCGGTATGAATTTGACCTCTTTTATATGTCCTTCCAGCAATATTTCCTCAGGCAGCATCATCTTCAGCACAAAGGAAGATCCTAAGATTTGTATATAGCCTTTGTTGGATTTAAGTTTCAGCTCTTTATCGGAGTACACACTTAATCCCTGATGATTCTCAATATAAACATGAAGCTGGCCAATCATGGTAACTCTTGGTAATTCCATCATGACATCAGAAGGAAGTGAAAAACATTTCGATAGCCATGGTGCGATTCGCAGTTGCCACTTTTTCACTTACACAGCCCCCTCTCACCATATCTTTATGAATTTAAAGACCGGATAAGAACAAAAAAGAACCAACACCAGGCAGTCTTCCCACTCACCTGATATTGGTTCTTAATTTTATTATTATTATTTTTTGCGTTCGGCGATAATGCTCCGATATGGTTTAACAGCTCGCGGCTGTCCTAGAACTTCTGACATAATAACACCGTTAATCATACCGGTCCGGGTCAGGTTATTTCTCATCTGCTTTTTTGCCCTTTTTCTTTCCAGAGAAAGGTCATTACCCGAATCTCTTGTGTTATGCCGCAAAATCGCATCATGTCCCCGCTTTTCCGCTTGTTCCTTTCCAGCTGTATTCATTCGTTCAGCCAATTGTTTCCGTTGTTCTTGCTGCTGTTCTTCGATTGTGGCTGGAACTTCTGCCGATTGCGGCAATTCTTCCTGTTGTGTCCACTCTCCAGTGTTTCCGCCGGTGGACGGTGACGGCCCTGGCTGATTATTTCGCCGGGGCGGCACTTTTGTATCGGAATCCTTATTGTCTTTGAAAAACCCGGAAAGTGAGGCAATGATAGCCAGAATAATGAAGATTATCTCCATTGTAACCCTCCTACTTGTTTACGAAATGAGGCGTTATTGGTTATTTTGGTCATCACCATTATCCTCATTGTCCTGAGTCAGCTTCCCGATTGTACCACGCATATCAGTGTCAGCATCAATATTCTTGTAGTTCATGTAATCCATGACACCCAAGTTACCGGAACGCAGTGCTTCTGCCAGCGCAAGCGGAACGTCAGCTTCTGCTTCAACCACTTTTGCACGCATTTCTTCAACACGGGCAACCATTTCTTGTTCCTGAGCGACTGCCATAGCGCGTCTTTCTTCCGCTTTAGCTTGTGCAATATTTTTATCAGCTTCTGCTTGATCCGTTTGCAGAATAGCACCAATATTTTTGCCGATATCCACATCAGCAATATCAATCGAAAGAATTTCAAACGCTGTGCCTGAATCCAAACCTTTTCCTAAGACGTTGTGGGAAATGGAATCAGGATTTTCCAAAACTTTCGTGTGAGCTTCTGAACTACCAATTGTACTGACAACGCCTTCACCGACACGAGCTATTACTGTCTCTTCTCCGGCTCCCCCGACAAGACGGTCGATATTTGCACGAACAGTAATCCGCGCTTTAGCCTTCACTTCAATACCATCCATTGCAATACCGGCGATGAAAGGTGTTTCGATTACTTTTGGATTAACACTCATTCCAACAGCATCCAATACATCACGGCCGGCAAGGTCGATGGCAGCCGTTCGTTCAAATGACAGCTCAATATTAGCACGGTGGGCGGCGATCAGCGCGTTGACCACTCTATCAACATTTCC
Protein-coding regions in this window:
- the yqfC gene encoding sporulation protein YqfC, encoding MKKWQLRIAPWLSKCFSLPSDVMMELPRVTMIGQLHVYIENHQGLSVYSDKELKLKSNKGYIQILGSSFVLKMMLPEEILLEGHIKEVKFIPD
- the floA gene encoding flotillin-like protein FloA (flotillin-like protein involved in membrane lipid rafts), which gives rise to MTLEQLMPIIIIAVIIIVLAVLFTFIPVMLWISALAAGVKVGIFTLVGMRLRRVVPARVINPLIKAHKAGLSVTTNQLESHYLAGGNVDRVVNALIAAHRANIELSFERTAAIDLAGRDVLDAVGMSVNPKVIETPFIAGIAMDGIEVKAKARITVRANIDRLVGGAGEETVIARVGEGVVSTIGSSEAHTKVLENPDSISHNVLGKGLDSGTAFEILSIDIADVDIGKNIGAILQTDQAEADKNIAQAKAEERRAMAVAQEQEMVARVEEMRAKVVEAEADVPLALAEALRSGNLGVMDYMNYKNIDADTDMRGTIGKLTQDNEDNGDDQNNQ